From one Mycobacterium colombiense CECT 3035 genomic stretch:
- a CDS encoding tyrosine-type recombinase/integrase produces MTNGLTNRSVSPQDYWASIRKRERANGQPSYAVLYRLDGGQRTLTLHDECQAEAFKAAIKAHGIHRALAMNGYEVRTDNPAPTTTVAQWIRQHIDNLTGVERYTIDSYERYLRQDIEPHLGDIPLDKLTEEDIATWVKQLESTPRAKTGRVPTPKTIKNLHGFLSGALGAAVPKYIPANPAAGRRLPRATGEVPDRDVDGDDIRMLTHKEFAALLDATIDHYQPMLRFMVASGFRWGEVSALKPADVDREAGTVKVRRAWKYASNGYHIGPPKTKRSRRTVNIPADVLDALDYGHEWLFTNALGGPVRYPAFRAMWDRSATKAKLADKPTPHCLRHTCGSWLLAAGEPLVNVSRHLGHENVAITADVYAHVDRRGHQAIAETMAKLLTPPRQS; encoded by the coding sequence ATGACAAACGGTTTGACAAACAGGTCGGTCTCCCCCCAGGACTACTGGGCGTCAATCCGCAAACGCGAACGGGCCAATGGGCAGCCGTCCTACGCCGTTCTGTACCGGCTCGACGGCGGTCAACGAACCCTGACACTGCACGACGAGTGCCAAGCCGAAGCCTTCAAAGCGGCCATCAAAGCGCACGGCATCCATCGCGCGCTGGCGATGAACGGATACGAGGTCCGCACGGACAATCCGGCACCGACAACGACGGTGGCGCAGTGGATCCGCCAGCACATCGACAACCTCACCGGCGTCGAGCGGTACACGATCGACAGCTACGAGCGTTATCTGCGCCAAGACATCGAACCCCACCTCGGAGACATCCCATTGGACAAACTGACCGAGGAAGACATCGCTACGTGGGTTAAGCAGCTCGAGTCCACGCCGCGCGCCAAGACCGGACGCGTACCCACGCCCAAGACGATCAAGAACCTGCACGGCTTCCTGTCCGGCGCGCTGGGCGCCGCCGTCCCGAAGTACATTCCGGCCAACCCCGCCGCTGGCCGGCGACTGCCGCGAGCCACGGGAGAGGTCCCTGACCGTGACGTCGACGGTGACGACATTCGAATGCTCACCCACAAAGAATTCGCCGCGCTGCTTGATGCCACGATCGACCACTACCAGCCAATGCTGAGATTCATGGTCGCTAGCGGTTTCCGGTGGGGCGAGGTGTCCGCGCTCAAGCCCGCCGACGTTGATCGCGAAGCGGGGACTGTCAAGGTTCGGCGGGCATGGAAGTACGCGTCGAATGGCTACCACATCGGGCCGCCCAAGACGAAGCGAAGCCGGCGCACCGTCAACATCCCCGCCGACGTGTTGGATGCGTTGGATTACGGCCACGAGTGGCTGTTCACCAACGCCCTCGGCGGTCCGGTGCGCTACCCGGCCTTCCGGGCTATGTGGGACCGTTCCGCCACAAAGGCGAAGCTGGCCGACAAACCGACGCCGCACTGCCTGCGTCACACGTGCGGGTCGTGGCTGCTGGCCGCCGGCGAGCCGCTGGTCAACGTCAGCCGGCACCTAGGCCACGAGAACGTCGCCATCACCGCCGACGTGTACGCGCACGTCGACAGGCGCGGCCATCAGGCGATCGCCGAAACCATGGCGAAACTGCTGACACCACCACGCCAGTCCTAA
- a CDS encoding MFS transporter, which translates to MVALGYGVISPALPSFARSFGVSIKAVTFLVTVFSLSRLCFAPISGQLVQRLGERRIYIGGMLIVAVATAACAFSQAYWQLLVYRVISGVGSTMFYVSALGLMIHISPPDARGRVAGLFTTSFMVGAVGGPAVGALAAGWGLTAPFIVYGVALLGVAVVLFFSLRNSALAAPGPPTRSTVTMREALRFRAYWSSLGANFATGWSAFGLRVALIPLFITDVMGRGVGIIGIALAAFAGGNAIAMIPSGYLSDRMGRRTLMIVGLALSGVATVFLGAASSLPVFLAAAVVVGAVTGIYMSPMQAAVADILGSEARAGSPVAAVQMMSDLGAIVGSMTLGWVAEQFSYGWGFTISGIVLLLAAVGWVAAPETRTVPVPEPDPLPSPHTLNLPEQQL; encoded by the coding sequence ATGGTCGCGCTGGGCTACGGGGTGATTTCGCCGGCGCTGCCGTCCTTCGCCCGCAGTTTCGGGGTCAGCATCAAGGCGGTGACATTTCTGGTCACCGTCTTTTCGTTGAGCCGACTGTGTTTCGCGCCGATAAGCGGCCAGCTGGTGCAGCGGCTGGGGGAGCGCCGGATTTACATCGGCGGCATGCTGATCGTTGCGGTGGCCACCGCCGCGTGCGCATTTTCGCAGGCTTACTGGCAATTGCTGGTTTACCGCGTCATCAGCGGCGTCGGGTCGACGATGTTCTACGTCTCGGCGCTGGGGCTGATGATCCACATCAGCCCGCCCGACGCGCGCGGGCGGGTGGCGGGCCTGTTCACCACGTCGTTCATGGTGGGCGCGGTGGGTGGGCCTGCCGTCGGCGCGCTGGCGGCCGGCTGGGGGCTGACCGCTCCGTTCATCGTGTACGGCGTCGCACTGCTGGGCGTGGCGGTGGTGCTGTTCTTCAGCCTGCGGAATTCGGCCCTGGCCGCCCCGGGGCCGCCGACGCGATCGACGGTGACGATGCGAGAGGCGCTGCGGTTCCGCGCGTACTGGTCGTCGCTAGGGGCCAACTTTGCGACCGGCTGGTCGGCCTTCGGGCTTCGCGTCGCGCTGATCCCGCTGTTCATCACCGACGTCATGGGGCGCGGCGTCGGAATCATCGGGATTGCGCTGGCGGCCTTCGCCGGAGGCAATGCGATCGCCATGATCCCCAGCGGCTACCTGTCCGATCGGATGGGACGGCGCACGTTGATGATCGTGGGGCTGGCGTTGTCCGGTGTGGCGACCGTCTTCCTGGGTGCCGCGTCGTCGTTGCCGGTGTTTCTGGCCGCGGCGGTGGTGGTCGGTGCGGTGACTGGCATCTACATGTCGCCGATGCAGGCCGCGGTCGCCGACATCCTGGGCAGCGAGGCGCGTGCGGGCAGTCCCGTGGCCGCGGTGCAGATGATGTCCGATCTGGGCGCCATCGTCGGCTCGATGACGCTCGGGTGGGTGGCCGAGCAGTTCAGCTACGGCTGGGGCTTCACCATCAGCGGGATCGTGCTGCTGCTTGCCGCCGTCGGCTGGGTGGCGGCGCCGGAAACGCGGACGGTGCCCGTCCCGGAGCCCGACCCGTTGCCGTCTCCGCACACGTTGAACTTGCCTGAGCAGCAACTTTGA
- a CDS encoding helix-turn-helix domain-containing protein — protein sequence MGIDLFPGITKPTSRDRLGIELADEQLGMIFGMRRVRQECGLSISEVAEAMKVDPAQVSRLESGATNPTMATLRRYAKAVGAVFRVQVRHWQDEQTRMVKRSVEAWESRDEAPSSAEVVSPEFHLKQISAPR from the coding sequence ATGGGCATCGATCTGTTCCCCGGCATCACCAAGCCGACATCTCGCGACCGGCTTGGAATCGAACTCGCGGACGAGCAGTTAGGGATGATCTTCGGGATGCGTAGAGTCCGCCAAGAGTGCGGTCTGTCGATCTCCGAGGTCGCGGAAGCGATGAAGGTCGATCCAGCTCAGGTATCGCGTCTTGAAAGCGGGGCGACCAACCCGACTATGGCCACTTTGCGTCGCTACGCCAAGGCCGTCGGTGCGGTTTTTCGGGTCCAGGTACGACATTGGCAAGATGAGCAGACGCGCATGGTGAAGCGATCTGTTGAAGCGTGGGAGAGCCGTGACGAGGCCCCCTCGTCGGCCGAGGTGGTCTCACCCGAGTTTCATTTGAAACAGATAAGTGCTCCTCGTTGA